In Crinalium epipsammum PCC 9333, the following are encoded in one genomic region:
- a CDS encoding protein kinase domain-containing protein produces the protein MLGKLLDGRYLVVQVLGTGGFGQTYIAQDTRRPGNPVCVVKHLKPASSDPNILPTARRLFNSEAETLEQLGNHDQIPRLLAYFEQEQEFYLVQELIEGHTLKTELSPGSRWTENQVIPMLQDVLGILEFVHSRGVIHRDIKPDNLIRRTSDNKLVLVDFGAVKQLPNQMVGIPSEASATVAIGTPGYMPSEQARGQPRPNSDIYALGIIAIQSLTGILPLQLQEDPNTGEMLWQHLVSVSPGLAAVLNKMVRYHFKDRYQTATEALQAITQINNYYLPTQQYSNYPGNAPTVYPGTPQNLPRQPVTPPPTQHTIPASPVNFSRPPVNPQTSYTPPYRSNKMPLIFGTTITAAVVAAVGVGMGYAFRQSPFQLGSLINQPENTQQASCSVVIDSLNVRSGSSKNSNIIGTVEQGTNLYLTGNKQNGWVEINSPVKGWVFSGSQFVNCGSASETPTQTQPEIPKISSNKPRPVSEDKSANILDQATNKFQSGDINGAIALAKSIPFSSSNYQETIKTVKRWRQEWEIAQDKFNQASQAFEQGRWEEVLVLTKDAEFPDIKYWKDRLQNLAKEAEKNQKDETPNPTPTPSPSDSPSPQPSPTDSPTPTPSSSPQEKTTTKSKS, from the coding sequence ATGTTAGGAAAATTACTAGACGGGCGCTACTTAGTTGTCCAAGTATTAGGTACTGGTGGATTTGGTCAAACTTATATTGCCCAAGATACCCGCCGTCCTGGTAATCCCGTTTGCGTTGTTAAACACCTCAAACCCGCTAGTAGCGATCCTAATATTTTGCCAACAGCCAGACGCTTGTTCAATAGCGAAGCTGAAACTTTGGAACAACTTGGCAATCACGATCAAATTCCTCGCCTGTTAGCTTATTTTGAACAAGAGCAAGAATTTTATCTAGTACAAGAACTTATTGAAGGACATACCCTCAAAACAGAACTCTCGCCTGGTTCTCGTTGGACAGAAAATCAGGTTATACCCATGCTGCAAGATGTCTTGGGAATTCTAGAATTTGTGCATAGTAGGGGAGTTATCCACCGAGATATCAAACCCGATAATTTGATTCGGCGTACTTCAGACAACAAGCTAGTCTTAGTTGACTTTGGTGCAGTTAAGCAACTACCAAATCAGATGGTAGGAATTCCATCAGAGGCAAGCGCGACTGTTGCTATTGGTACACCTGGATATATGCCGAGCGAACAGGCGCGGGGGCAACCACGCCCTAATAGTGATATTTATGCCTTGGGAATTATTGCTATTCAATCACTCACAGGAATTTTGCCACTGCAATTACAGGAAGATCCAAATACAGGCGAAATGCTTTGGCAGCATTTAGTATCAGTTAGTCCAGGGTTAGCAGCAGTACTAAATAAGATGGTGCGATACCACTTCAAAGATCGTTATCAAACTGCAACAGAGGCGTTACAGGCAATTACACAGATTAATAACTATTATCTGCCCACGCAACAATACTCGAATTACCCTGGCAATGCACCAACAGTTTACCCAGGAACTCCCCAAAATCTACCTAGACAACCAGTAACGCCACCGCCTACACAACACACTATTCCAGCTTCTCCTGTAAATTTTTCTAGACCACCCGTAAATCCACAAACCAGTTATACCCCTCCATATAGGTCAAACAAAATGCCCTTGATTTTTGGAACTACTATAACTGCTGCTGTAGTTGCAGCAGTTGGTGTTGGTATGGGATATGCTTTTCGTCAAAGTCCGTTTCAATTGGGTAGCCTCATCAATCAACCAGAAAATACCCAACAAGCAAGTTGCTCTGTTGTAATTGATTCATTAAATGTTCGTTCTGGGTCTAGTAAGAACAGTAATATTATTGGGACTGTTGAACAAGGAACTAATCTTTATTTAACAGGTAATAAACAAAATGGTTGGGTAGAAATCAATTCTCCCGTTAAGGGTTGGGTTTTTAGTGGTAGTCAGTTTGTTAATTGTGGTTCTGCAAGTGAGACACCAACTCAAACTCAACCAGAAATTCCTAAAATTTCTTCTAATAAGCCCAGACCTGTTTCTGAGGATAAAAGTGCTAATATTTTAGACCAAGCAACAAACAAATTTCAATCTGGAGATATTAATGGCGCGATCGCACTAGCTAAATCTATTCCGTTTAGCAGTTCAAATTACCAGGAAACTATTAAAACAGTAAAACGCTGGCGGCAAGAATGGGAAATTGCTCAAGATAAATTTAATCAAGCTTCACAAGCTTTTGAACAAGGTAGATGGGAAGAGGTTTTAGTCTTAACTAAAGATGCAGAATTTCCCGATATTAAATATTGGAAAGACAGGTTGCAAAATTTAGCTAAAGAAGCAGAAAAAAATCAGAAAGACGAAACGCCCAATCCTACACCAACGCCTAGCCCTAGTGATAGTCCTAGTCCTCAACCTAGTCCAACAGACAGTCCGACACCAACACCTAGTTCTAGTCCTCAAGAAAAGACAACTACTAAATCAAAGTCGTAA
- the ygfZ gene encoding CAF17-like 4Fe-4S cluster assembly/insertion protein YgfZ encodes MIQELHDLQAASGASFEELSGGVKIPVSFGNDSVALQAARQGVAVCDRTHWGRIQVSDDDRINFLHNQSTNNFQILKPGQGCDTVFVTSTARTIDLATAYIMEDSVLLLVSPQRRQYLMQWLDRYIFFADKVKLADVSEQTATFSLIGSYSDLLLEKLGATEIIGQPYSNHKKIFLGDIEVRIAVGNGLAIQGYTIIVPALSAAKVWQLLVDNGAIALGDRLWQQLRIEQGRPVPDYELTDDYNPLEAGLLHTLSFEKGCYIGQETIARLNTYKGVKQQLWGIRLNAPVEPGTVLMVGDEKVGKLTSYTDTELGAFGLGYVRTKAGGVGLKVKAGEVEGEIIDLPFLTHVAE; translated from the coding sequence ATGATTCAAGAATTGCACGATCTTCAAGCTGCATCTGGGGCAAGTTTTGAGGAGTTGAGTGGGGGTGTCAAGATACCCGTAAGTTTTGGTAATGATAGTGTTGCTTTGCAAGCGGCGCGACAAGGTGTGGCGGTGTGCGATCGCACTCACTGGGGACGCATCCAAGTTAGTGACGATGACAGAATTAACTTCTTACACAATCAAAGCACAAATAATTTCCAAATTCTCAAACCAGGTCAAGGTTGTGACACGGTTTTTGTGACATCTACCGCCCGCACAATTGATTTAGCAACAGCCTACATCATGGAAGATTCCGTGTTGCTACTGGTTTCTCCTCAGCGTCGTCAGTATTTGATGCAATGGCTTGATCGTTACATCTTTTTCGCTGACAAGGTTAAATTAGCTGATGTCAGTGAGCAAACTGCTACCTTTAGCTTAATTGGATCATACAGTGATCTTCTCCTAGAAAAGTTAGGTGCTACAGAAATTATTGGTCAACCATATAGCAACCACAAAAAGATTTTTCTAGGAGATATAGAAGTTCGCATTGCTGTAGGTAATGGTTTAGCGATACAGGGATATACAATTATTGTTCCAGCCTTATCAGCAGCTAAAGTTTGGCAATTATTAGTAGATAATGGTGCTATAGCATTAGGCGATCGCCTTTGGCAACAACTACGAATAGAACAAGGTCGCCCAGTCCCAGACTACGAACTCACAGACGATTATAATCCCCTAGAAGCAGGATTATTACATACGCTTTCCTTTGAAAAAGGTTGCTATATCGGTCAAGAAACCATTGCGCGACTTAATACTTATAAAGGAGTAAAACAGCAACTTTGGGGTATCCGTCTTAACGCACCTGTTGAACCTGGAACCGTACTAATGGTTGGTGATGAAAAAGTTGGAAAGCTTACCAGTTATACTGACACAGAACTTGGTGCATTTGGACTAGGATATGTTCGTACTAAAGCAGGTGGTGTAGGACTAAAAGTTAAAGCCGGAGAAGTTGAGGGGGAAATAATTGATTTACCTTTCTTAACGCACGTAGCTGAGTAG
- a CDS encoding glycoside hydrolase family 10 protein, translating into MLNVNHIFTAFAEGLVSFSRKSGRQAWFVFLVAFSLIISLMTPMASYSQASQAMFNDIEGNWAQSCIEQLAQRKIISGYQDGSFKPNDPVTRVEFAVMISKALPKAPKVRSASKFVDIANNYWAAPAISYAYTTGFMSSVNDKVFNPTQKMSRVQVLTSLVNGLKYSPKNPVANTLNQAFSDASEIPANSKSAIAAATEKQLVVNYPDARKLKPAQLVTRGEIAAFLCQATGTTGLVSSRYIARATTPRVFQASVAPSSEIRGVWLTNIDSDVLFDRDRLSRGIERLHDLNFNTVYPVVWNCGYTLYPSGVADNIIGRSLHPEPGLRRRDILKEMVDKGHQQGMAVIPWFEFGFMAPADSGKLQCDPTSELTKRHPQWITNRRDGTTIWKEGPHDRLWLNPLHPGVQNFIKDLVVEMVRNYDIDGIQFDDHMGLPSDFGYDPFTVSLYKSEHNGQSPPSNPQNAEWLRWRADKITGFMAQLFRAIKDEKQKVIVSLSPNPQEFAYKSYLQDWESWERQGIVEELAIQLYRNDINRLIDDLERPEVKAARSHIPVAIGILTGTKPRPISISQIQEQVEAVRKRGFAGVSFFFYETLWNIANETPTERQAALKQMFPQLAQRPSLVKGWKPNTEAITK; encoded by the coding sequence ATGTTAAATGTCAACCACATTTTCACAGCCTTTGCAGAAGGGCTAGTTTCATTTAGTCGCAAATCTGGTCGTCAGGCGTGGTTTGTATTCTTAGTTGCCTTTAGTCTGATAATTAGCCTGATGACCCCAATGGCATCTTATTCTCAGGCTTCCCAGGCGATGTTTAACGACATTGAAGGCAACTGGGCGCAATCGTGTATTGAACAACTGGCACAACGCAAGATTATCAGTGGTTATCAAGATGGCAGTTTCAAGCCGAATGATCCGGTGACAAGAGTTGAATTTGCAGTGATGATTAGCAAAGCTTTACCCAAAGCGCCTAAAGTGCGTAGTGCGAGTAAATTTGTTGATATTGCCAATAACTATTGGGCAGCGCCTGCAATTAGTTATGCCTATACAACAGGATTTATGTCAAGTGTTAATGACAAGGTATTTAATCCTACCCAAAAGATGTCGCGTGTGCAGGTGTTAACGTCTTTGGTTAATGGCTTAAAATATTCGCCTAAAAATCCTGTGGCTAATACTTTGAATCAAGCTTTTAGTGATGCTTCGGAGATACCTGCAAATTCTAAAAGTGCGATCGCGGCTGCTACAGAAAAACAATTAGTTGTTAATTACCCTGATGCTAGAAAACTCAAACCCGCTCAGTTGGTGACTAGAGGGGAAATAGCAGCCTTCTTATGTCAAGCTACTGGTACAACTGGATTAGTGTCTTCCCGCTATATTGCTAGAGCGACAACGCCGAGAGTATTCCAAGCTAGTGTCGCGCCATCTTCTGAGATTAGAGGGGTTTGGTTAACAAATATAGATAGTGATGTGTTATTTGATCGCGATCGCCTTTCTAGAGGCATTGAACGTCTACACGATCTTAACTTTAATACCGTTTATCCAGTAGTCTGGAATTGCGGTTATACACTCTATCCTAGCGGTGTAGCTGACAATATCATTGGGCGATCGCTTCATCCAGAACCTGGATTAAGAAGGCGAGATATCCTCAAAGAAATGGTTGATAAGGGACATCAACAAGGTATGGCGGTGATACCTTGGTTTGAATTTGGGTTTATGGCACCAGCAGACTCTGGTAAACTCCAATGCGATCCCACCTCAGAACTAACCAAGCGTCATCCTCAGTGGATTACCAATCGTCGTGATGGCACAACCATTTGGAAAGAAGGTCCTCACGATCGTTTATGGCTTAATCCCTTACATCCAGGGGTACAAAATTTTATCAAAGATTTAGTTGTCGAAATGGTCAGAAACTATGACATAGACGGCATCCAATTCGACGATCACATGGGCTTGCCTTCTGACTTTGGCTACGACCCATTTACAGTTTCACTTTATAAAAGTGAACATAATGGTCAATCTCCCCCAAGTAATCCTCAAAATGCTGAATGGTTACGTTGGCGGGCTGATAAAATAACCGGATTCATGGCACAGTTATTCCGTGCCATCAAAGACGAAAAACAAAAAGTAATCGTTTCTCTCTCACCCAATCCTCAAGAGTTCGCCTACAAGTCTTATCTGCAAGATTGGGAAAGTTGGGAACGGCAAGGGATTGTTGAAGAATTAGCAATACAGTTGTATCGCAACGATATCAATCGGTTAATTGACGATTTAGAACGTCCAGAAGTCAAAGCAGCACGTAGTCATATTCCAGTTGCGATCGGAATTTTGACAGGAACTAAACCACGTCCTATTTCAATCTCACAAATTCAAGAGCAAGTAGAAGCTGTTCGCAAACGCGGCTTTGCTGGTGTTTCATTCTTCTTCTATGAAACTTTGTGGAACATTGCAAATGAAACCCCAACTGAACGACAAGCAGCTTTGAAACAAATGTTCCCACAATTAGCACAACGACCTAGTTTAGTTAAGGGTTGGAAACCAAATACTGAGGCGATAACTAAATAA
- a CDS encoding RNA-guided endonuclease InsQ/TnpB family protein, which produces MLKSFKTKLDLNNKQRTLAAKHAGVSRHAWNWGLDICLKALDNQEKLPTAIDLHKRLVAEVKSVHTWYYEVSKCPPQEALRNLYKAFQHWFKVPGRGKPKFKKKNVKDSFYLEGSIKISGNRIKFPIFGWVKCYEILPTVQPKNVTVTKRAGDWYVSFKYELEQKVTPKRRDKIGVDIGINALATCSDGSVFPNLKAYRKAKRKLAHLQRSVCRKEKGSNNRNKANLKVAKLHRRIANIRQDAIHKLTTWLAKNHGEIKIEDLNVSGMLKNHRLASAIADCGFYEFRRQLEYKSGWYGSTIIKVDRFYPSSQVCSCCNNRQKMPLKTRVFNCGNCGTTLDRDYNASINLERWHESIDYPKTVSSTGIACGGSHQLNGTAVKDSVKQELDIKFIPKQLSLFDE; this is translated from the coding sequence TTGCTGAAAAGCTTTAAGACCAAACTAGACCTTAATAACAAGCAACGCACATTGGCAGCTAAACACGCAGGGGTAAGTCGTCATGCGTGGAATTGGGGTTTAGATATTTGTCTTAAGGCTTTAGACAATCAAGAAAAATTACCGACAGCGATTGATTTACATAAACGGTTAGTAGCCGAGGTCAAATCTGTTCATACTTGGTATTATGAGGTTTCAAAATGTCCACCTCAAGAAGCATTAAGGAACTTATACAAAGCTTTTCAGCACTGGTTTAAAGTCCCTGGACGAGGCAAACCTAAGTTTAAGAAAAAGAATGTTAAAGACAGCTTCTACCTAGAAGGTAGTATAAAAATTAGTGGCAATAGAATTAAATTCCCCATTTTCGGATGGGTAAAATGCTATGAAATATTGCCTACTGTACAACCTAAAAACGTGACTGTGACTAAAAGGGCGGGTGATTGGTATGTTAGTTTTAAATACGAGTTAGAGCAAAAAGTAACACCAAAACGCCGAGATAAGATAGGCGTTGATATTGGGATAAATGCTTTAGCTACTTGTTCTGATGGTTCAGTTTTTCCTAACCTTAAAGCTTACCGCAAAGCTAAAAGGAAACTGGCTCACCTGCAACGCTCAGTTTGTCGTAAAGAAAAAGGCTCTAACAATCGTAACAAGGCTAATTTAAAAGTTGCCAAGCTTCATCGTAGGATTGCCAATATCAGACAAGACGCAATTCATAAACTAACAACATGGTTAGCCAAGAATCACGGCGAGATTAAAATTGAGGATCTGAATGTTTCAGGTATGCTCAAAAACCATAGGTTGGCTAGTGCCATTGCTGATTGCGGATTTTACGAGTTTAGGCGACAACTTGAATATAAGTCGGGGTGGTATGGTTCAACAATTATTAAAGTTGATCGGTTTTACCCTAGTTCTCAAGTGTGTAGTTGTTGCAACAATCGTCAAAAGATGCCACTAAAAACACGAGTTTTTAACTGTGGTAATTGTGGCACGACATTAGATCGTGATTACAATGCCAGTATCAATTTAGAACGCTGGCATGAAAGTATTGATTATCCCAAAACCGTCAGTTCGACGGGGATTGCCTGTGGAGGATCACATCAACTTAATGGCACTGCTGTTAAGGATTCAGTGAAACAGGAACTAGACATCAAATTTATTCCCAAACAGTTATCACTGTTCGATGAGTAG
- a CDS encoding IS607 family transposase translates to MSKLTISEAAKLKGVAVSTLRRWEAEGKLIPERTANGHRRYDLAQLLGITADSSITVGYARVSSHEQKPDLERQKQVLELFCATHGWQYQIIDDLGSGLNYSKRGLQRLIRMITDNQVERLVLTHKDRLLRFGSELIFSLCEHFGTEVVIINRTEDASFEEDLAKDVLEIITVFSARLYGSRSHKNKKIVEDLREVAEKL, encoded by the coding sequence ATGAGTAAGTTAACTATATCAGAAGCAGCTAAACTTAAAGGAGTTGCCGTTTCCACGTTAAGGAGGTGGGAAGCGGAGGGCAAGCTAATCCCTGAACGTACAGCCAATGGGCATCGTAGGTACGATCTAGCTCAATTATTGGGGATAACAGCAGATAGTTCAATTACAGTCGGTTATGCCAGAGTATCAAGTCACGAACAAAAACCTGATCTAGAAAGGCAGAAACAAGTATTAGAGTTGTTCTGCGCGACTCATGGTTGGCAGTATCAAATTATTGATGATCTAGGTTCTGGCTTAAATTACAGCAAGCGAGGACTGCAAAGATTAATCAGAATGATTACTGACAATCAGGTTGAGAGATTGGTCTTAACCCATAAAGATAGATTATTGAGATTTGGTTCTGAATTGATTTTTAGTTTGTGTGAGCATTTTGGTACAGAAGTAGTAATTATTAATCGTACAGAAGATGCCAGTTTTGAAGAAGATTTAGCAAAAGATGTATTAGAAATAATTACAGTGTTTTCGGCTCGATTGTATGGAAGTCGTAGTCATAAAAATAAAAAGATTGTTGAGGATTTGAGGGAAGTTGCTGAAAAGCTTTAA
- a CDS encoding bifunctional sterol desaturase/short chain dehydrogenase, with product MDFNLLQNQIFIQLLLGFVSVIFAELVRDVYHIAGHYWKPLQSSHTLHHKAYRRDLTIVSLEAYQKAQWNNDVPESLMMVGATAVVAGLSQNYGMWLGCLYSMGFLIPAIARSQGLLLQTDLTHKPGDLVEIPSQWTVNRTYHWRHHFDQGNAYFCGHFTLVDKLLGTSLSLKGKVVAITGASGTFGQALIEELCLQGAKVVALTSNNDAEFQPGIEILHWHLGAETELTTRLKNVDILIINHGVNVYVDRSPESIQKSYEVNTFSALKLAELFLETVTQSSHKAIKELWINTSEAEVSPAFSPLYELSKRTLGDLITLRRLDAPCVIRKLILGPFKSQLNPYGVMDARWLSWAVVALAKRDFRDIIVSINPITYIAFPIKEFFQSLYFRLCTSGKGT from the coding sequence ATGGACTTCAACCTGCTACAAAATCAAATATTCATCCAACTACTGCTGGGATTTGTTTCTGTCATCTTTGCTGAACTGGTGCGAGATGTATATCACATCGCCGGACATTACTGGAAACCGTTACAGAGTTCCCATACCCTCCATCACAAAGCCTATCGTCGTGATTTGACGATAGTAAGCTTAGAAGCTTATCAGAAAGCACAGTGGAACAACGATGTACCCGAATCTTTGATGATGGTTGGAGCAACGGCTGTAGTTGCTGGGCTGTCGCAAAACTATGGAATGTGGCTTGGTTGTCTGTATTCTATGGGCTTTTTAATACCTGCGATCGCTCGTTCTCAAGGACTGCTACTCCAAACCGATCTTACCCATAAACCAGGCGATTTAGTAGAAATTCCTTCCCAATGGACGGTAAATCGGACTTATCACTGGCGACATCATTTTGATCAGGGCAATGCTTACTTTTGTGGTCACTTTACCTTGGTAGATAAACTATTGGGAACAAGTCTATCTTTAAAAGGAAAAGTAGTAGCAATTACTGGAGCATCTGGGACTTTCGGACAGGCGTTGATTGAAGAATTGTGCCTTCAAGGTGCTAAGGTGGTGGCGTTAACCAGTAACAACGATGCAGAGTTTCAGCCAGGTATTGAAATTTTACACTGGCACTTAGGGGCGGAAACAGAATTAACAACTCGTCTGAAAAATGTTGATATTTTGATTATCAATCACGGTGTTAATGTGTATGTCGATCGCTCCCCTGAATCGATCCAAAAGTCTTATGAAGTCAACACTTTTTCAGCCTTGAAATTAGCGGAATTATTTTTAGAAACCGTTACACAATCAAGCCACAAAGCAATCAAAGAACTGTGGATCAACACATCAGAAGCAGAAGTTAGTCCAGCATTCAGCCCCCTGTATGAATTGTCTAAAAGAACGCTAGGAGACTTGATTACCCTACGCCGATTAGATGCTCCCTGCGTGATCCGCAAGCTAATATTAGGTCCCTTCAAGAGTCAACTAAATCCTTATGGTGTGATGGATGCTCGCTGGTTGTCTTGGGCAGTTGTAGCTCTTGCCAAGCGCGATTTTAGAGATATTATTGTCAGCATTAATCCCATTACTTATATCGCGTTTCCCATTAAGGAGTTTTTCCAGTCTCTATATTTCCGTCTGTGTACGTCTGGAAAGGGGACGTGA
- a CDS encoding glycosyltransferase: protein MSGNRSDRRIKATIVVLLVWGIVSLLHWRQSTQWLMVVLTAVLTVQAIRMLIAKPHTTSIDGNSDLLTVSILVPAKNESAVLPNLVHSLFRLDYPTTHLDIWIVDDGSTDATPQILQELQTKFPGLQVHRRESKGGKSGALNAIFPSIKGKIILVCDADAQLPADFLRQTLPLFQQKAIGAVQVRKVIANADTNFLTRCQQMEMSCDAVLQIHRIAAGGMSELRGNGMLIRRELLEKCNGWNEDTVTDDLDLCFRLYLLGTEIEFVTIPSIQEEGVTTWKNLWHQRCRWAEGGYQRYLDYFPEILRLGWAKEIDLLLFFLLQFLLPIGLIPDLLWTIFYSHHPVLLPLQTLLSIILTVAFIGGLAQFQNKRNWSLLWATIQGSLYMVHWIPVMIVTTLSMCVKQPSLNWIKTEHRG from the coding sequence ATGTCAGGAAACAGAAGCGATCGCCGTATAAAGGCAACTATAGTAGTTTTACTGGTTTGGGGTATTGTAAGTTTGCTCCACTGGCGACAATCGACGCAGTGGTTGATGGTGGTATTAACCGCAGTCCTCACAGTTCAAGCAATTAGGATGCTCATCGCCAAACCGCATACTACCTCTATTGATGGTAATAGCGATTTGCTCACCGTCTCGATTTTAGTTCCAGCCAAAAATGAAAGTGCAGTCTTACCTAACTTAGTTCATAGTCTATTCCGCCTAGACTATCCAACCACTCACCTAGATATCTGGATCGTTGATGACGGTAGCACAGATGCAACCCCCCAGATTTTGCAAGAATTACAAACTAAATTTCCAGGGTTACAAGTTCATCGGCGGGAATCAAAAGGTGGTAAATCAGGGGCGCTTAATGCAATTTTTCCCTCTATAAAAGGAAAGATTATTTTAGTTTGCGATGCCGATGCTCAACTTCCTGCTGATTTCCTGCGGCAAACATTACCTTTATTTCAGCAGAAAGCTATTGGTGCAGTGCAAGTGCGAAAAGTTATAGCAAATGCTGACACTAATTTCTTAACTCGTTGCCAACAAATGGAAATGAGTTGTGATGCTGTTCTCCAAATCCATAGAATTGCTGCCGGAGGAATGTCTGAACTGCGCGGCAATGGTATGTTAATTCGTCGGGAATTGCTAGAAAAGTGCAACGGTTGGAATGAGGATACTGTCACCGATGATTTAGATTTATGCTTCAGGCTTTATTTACTAGGCACAGAAATTGAGTTTGTAACAATTCCATCAATTCAGGAAGAAGGAGTAACAACCTGGAAAAATCTCTGGCATCAACGCTGCCGTTGGGCTGAAGGTGGGTATCAGCGTTACTTAGATTACTTTCCCGAAATTTTAAGATTAGGTTGGGCTAAAGAAATAGATTTACTATTATTTTTCCTGTTGCAATTTCTGCTGCCAATTGGACTTATCCCTGATTTACTCTGGACAATTTTTTATAGCCATCATCCAGTGTTGTTACCACTTCAAACGCTACTTAGTATAATTCTGACCGTTGCTTTTATTGGCGGGCTTGCTCAATTTCAAAATAAAAGAAATTGGTCTTTACTATGGGCAACAATTCAGGGTTCTCTCTACATGGTGCATTGGATTCCTGTGATGATTGTAACTACCTTAAGTATGTGTGTGAAACAGCCTAGCTTGAATTGGATTAAAACTGAACATCGTGGTTAA
- a CDS encoding helix-turn-helix transcriptional regulator yields MELTKKERLEAKDWKVGTVSEFLELTQEESTLIEMKLSLSRSLKERRKRLMTQADLAEKIHSSQPRIAKAENGDSSVSIELLIRAMLATGATPQEIGQAIASSYVE; encoded by the coding sequence ATGGAGCTAACTAAAAAAGAACGTTTAGAAGCTAAAGACTGGAAAGTTGGAACGGTTTCTGAGTTTCTTGAGTTGACGCAAGAAGAAAGTACTTTAATTGAAATGAAATTATCACTCAGTCGCAGTCTAAAGGAGCGGCGAAAAAGGCTAATGACACAAGCTGATCTTGCTGAAAAAATTCATTCTAGCCAGCCGCGTATTGCTAAAGCTGAAAATGGTGATTCCTCAGTTTCTATTGAATTATTAATCCGTGCAATGCTGGCTACTGGAGCAACACCTCAAGAGATTGGACAAGCGATCGCATCTAGCTATGTTGAGTGA